In Manis pentadactyla isolate mManPen7 chromosome 3, mManPen7.hap1, whole genome shotgun sequence, a single window of DNA contains:
- the ZNF658 gene encoding zinc finger protein 658 isoform X5 encodes MRRLGLRAREQQKMNIAEGSVSFKDVTVELTQEEWQALGPAQRTLYRDVMLENYSHLVSVGYCITKPEVIFKLEQGEEPWSLEEEFLHQRHPGYYKVDVHIQQNQEKQEKPLWQVIFIDNKTLSKERQKVLEKIFNLNMTPEFLGKMPCTCDSLGMNVPVVSELIISDRIYSRKKIDYMNICEKIQLDTKHEKIHTCEYNKNMKTLNYKEDHQKFQTLKQSFECNEYGNVFLDNSDCVTAKSSVTREESCTDDEFRKNCDKATVFNCTRTGTREKCFPLSECGKSCGKTVVKYSKVQMTMTHHECNENENNCSRNSPLTKAQRTITGQETFASNKCEENLSQSSAHIIHQKTQTGDKFCVYSGCTSAFYQKSDIIMHQRTHTEEKLYQCGKYGKSLHQNLAPNVYQQSDTGEKSFECNECRTCFYQNPHQRMHSGVKCYKCEKCGNSFCSDSYLFYPRTDTGVSLYGRNECGKTSCHKPDLVEHLTVHTKEKPYDNSGFGKSYKKSAFILHLKTHTQMKPFQSIEYGKTFSEMAYLKEHQRTQKGEKCFECIECGRAFSKTSQLSAHRTIHTSKKPYGCIECGKSFSHRAHLSAHQRIHTGEKPYGCNECGKTFADNSTLRAHQRIHTGEKPYECSECGRSFAHVSVLKAHQRIHTGEKPYECNDCGRSFAHNSALRAHQRTHTGEKPYECNDCAKTFAHNSALRVHQRTHTGEKPYECHQCEKTFAHNSALRAHQKIHTREKLYECNECGKTFSQKTHLSTHQRIHTGEKPYECSECGKTFSQKSYLSGHERIHKGEKPYECSGCQKTFVYKAALTVHQRIHTGEKPYKCNECGKTFSQRTHLSAHQRIHTGEKPYECNKCGKTFADNSALRAHQRTHTGERPYECNECGKTFSKTSHLRAHLRTRTGEKPYECNECGKTFSQKSYVMAHQRTHTGEKPYECNICGKPFAHNSTLRVHQRIHTGVKSYECNECGKTFSQKSHLSAHQRIHTGEKPYECNECGKAFAQNSTLRVHQRIHTGEKPYECSECKKTFVRKAALRVHHTRMHTRVKTLAYNEFGKS; translated from the exons GGGTCAGTGTCATTCAAAGATGTGACTGTGGAGCTCACCCAGGAGGAGTGGCAGGCCCTGGGCCCTGCGCAGAGGACCCTATACAGAGATGTCATGCTGGAGAACTACAGCCACCTTGTCTCAGTGG GGTATTGCATTACTAAACCTGAGGTGATCTTCAAGTTGGAGCAAGGAGAAGAGCCCTGGTCCTTAGAGGAAGAATTCCTACACCAGAGGCACCCAG gaTACTACAAAGTTGATGTCCACATTCAGCAGAACCAGGAAAAGCAAGAGAAACCTCTGTGGCAAGTAATATTCATTGATAACAAAACACTGAGTAAAGAAAGGCAGaaagttttagaaaaaatatttaatctgAACATGACTCCAGAATTTTTAGGAAAAATGCCCTGTACATGTGATTCACTTGGAATGAATGTGCCAGTTGTTTCTGAATTGATTATTAGTGACAGAATTTATTCAAGAAAGAAGATtgattatatgaatatatgtgaAAAGATACAGCTTGATACTAAGCATGAGAAAATTCATACTTGTGAatataacaaaaatatgaaaactcTCAATTATAAGGAAGATCATCAGAAATTTCAAACTCTGAAGCAATCTTTTGAATGTAATGaatatggaaatgttttccttgaTAACTCAGACTGTGTCACAGCTAAGAGTTCTGTGACAAGAGAGGAATCCTGTACAGATGATGAATTTAGGAAAAACTGTGATAAAGCAACTGTATTTAACTGCACAAGAACTGGCACAAGGGAGAAATGCTTTCCTCTtagtgaatgtgggaaatcttGTGGCAAAACCGTTGTGAAATACAGTAAAGTTCAAATGACTATGACACACCATGAATGTAATGAAAATGAGAATAACTGCAGCAGGAATTCACCCCTCACCAAAGCTCAGAGAACCATTACAGGACAGGAAACTTTTGCAAGCAATAAATGTGAAGAAAACTTGAGCCAGAGCTCAGCCCATATAATACATCAGAAGACACAAACTGGTGATAAATTCTGTGTGTACAGTGGATGTACAAGTGCCTTCTATCAAAAATCAGACATTATAATGCATCAGAGAACTCACACAGAAGAGAAACTCTACCAATGTGGTAAATACGGGAAGTCCCTTCATCAAAACTTAGCTCCCAATGTATATCAGCAAAGTGACACAGGAGAGAAGTCATTTGAGTGTAATGAATGCAGGACATGCTTTTACCAGAATCCTCATCAGAGGATGCACTCAGGAGTGAAATGTTACAAATGTGAGAAATgtgggaattctttttgttcagATTCATACCTTTTTTATCCTAGAACTGATACGGGTGTCAGTCTCTATGGACGTAATGAATGTGGGAAAACTTCCTGTCACAAGCCAGACCTTGTTGAACATCTGACAGTTCACACAAAGGAGAAACCTTATGATAACAGTGGATTTGGGAAATCTTACAAGAAATCTGCCTTCATCTTACacttgaaaacacacacacagatgaaacCCTTTCAAAGTATTGAATATGGGAAAACATTCTCTGAGATGGCATATCTCAAAGAACATCAGAGAACTCAAAAAGGAGAGAAATGCTTTGAGTGTATAGAATGTGGGAGAGCTTTCTCCAAGACATCACAACTCAGTGCACATCGGACAATTCACACAAGCAAAAAACCCTATGGATGTATTGAATGTGGGAAGTCTTTCTCCCACAGGGCACACCTAAGTGCACATCAGAGAATTCACACAGGCGAGAAGCCCTATGGatgtaatgaatgtgggaaaACTTTTGCTGATAATTCAACCCTCAGAGCACATCAGAGAATTCACACAGGCGAAAAACCCTATGAGTGTAGTGAGTGTGGTAGGTCTTTTGCCCATGTATCTGTTCTCAAAgcacatcagagaattcatacaggggagaaaccctatgaatgtaatgACTGTGGTAGGTCTTTCGCCCATAACTCAGCCCTCAGAGCACATCAGAGAACTCACACAGGGgagaaaccttatgaatgtaaTGACTGTGCGAAAACTTTTGCCCATAACTCAGCCCTCAGAGTACATCAGAGAACTCACACAggggagaaaccctatgaatgccATCAGTGTGAAAAAACTTTTGCCCATAATTCAGCCCTCAGAGCACATCAGAAAATTCATACAAGAGAGAAACTCtatgaatgtaatgaatgtgggaaaACTTTTTCCCAGAAGACACACCTCAGTACACACCAGAGAATTCACACAggggagaaaccctatgaatgcagtgaatgtgggaaaaCCTTCTCCCAGAAATCATACCTCAGTGGACATGAGAGAATTCATAAAGGGGAAAAGCCTTATGAATGTAGTGGATGTCAGAAAACTTTTGTCTATAAGGCAGCCCTTACAGTCCATCAAAGAAttcacacaggagagaaaccctacaaatgtaatgaatgtggaaaAACTTTCTCCCAAAGGACACACCTTAGTGCACATCAGAGAATTCACACAGGAGAAAAACCTTATGAATGTAATAAATGTGGGAAAACTTTTGCTGATAATTCAGCTCTCAGGGCACATCAGAGAACTCACACGGGGGAAAGACCCtatgaatgtaatgaatgtggaaaAACTTTCTCCAAGACATCACACCTCAGAGCACATCTGAGGACTCGCACAggggagaaaccctatgaatgtaatgaatgtgggaaaACTTTTTCCCAGAAATCTTATGTTATGGCACATCAGAGAACTCACACAggggagaaaccctatgaatgtaataTATGTGGGAAACCTTTTGCCCACAATTCAACCCTCAGAGTACATCAAAGAATTCACACAGGTGTAAAATCCtatgaatgtaatgaatgtgggaaaACTTTTTCTCAGAAGTCACACCTCAGTGCACACCAGAGAAttcacacaggagagaaaccctatgagtGTAATGAATGTGGAAAAGCTTTTGCCCAAAATTCAACTCTCAGAGTACATCAGAGAATTCACACAGGGgagaaaccttatgaatgtaGTGAGTGCAAGAAAACCTTTGTCCGTAAGGCAGCTCTTAGAGTACATCACACCAGAATGCACACCAGAGTGAAAACTCTTGCATATAATGAATTTGGAAAGTCCTAA
- the ZNF658 gene encoding zinc finger protein 658 isoform X4, whose product MLENYSHLVSVGYCITKPEVIFKLEQGEEPWSLEEEFLHQRHPGYYKVDVHIQQNQEKQEKPLWQVIFIDNKTLSKERQKVLEKIFNLNMTPEFLGKMPCTCDSLGMNVPVVSELIISDRIYSRKKIDYMNICEKIQLDTKHEKIHTCEYNKNMKTLNYKEDHQKFQTLKQSFECNEYGNVFLDNSDCVTAKSSVTREESCTDDEFRKNCDKATVFNCTRTGTREKCFPLSECGKSCGKTVVKYSKVQMTMTHHECNENENNCSRNSPLTKAQRTITGQETFASNKCEENLSQSSAHIIHQKTQTGDKFCVYSGCTSAFYQKSDIIMHQRTHTEEKLYQCGKYGKSLHQNLAPNVYQQSDTGEKSFECNECRTCFYQNPHQRMHSGVKCYKCEKCGNSFCSDSYLFYPRTDTGVSLYGRNECGKTSCHKPDLVEHLTVHTKEKPYDNSGFGKSYKKSAFILHLKTHTQMKPFQSIEYGKTFSEMAYLKEHQRTQKGEKCFECIECGRAFSKTSQLSAHRTIHTSKKPYGCIECGKSFSHRAHLSAHQRIHTGEKPYGCNECGKTFADNSTLRAHQRIHTGEKPYECSECGRSFAHVSVLKAHQRIHTGEKPYECNDCGRSFAHNSALRAHQRTHTGEKPYECNDCAKTFAHNSALRVHQRTHTGEKPYECHQCEKTFAHNSALRAHQKIHTREKLYECNECGKTFSQKTHLSTHQRIHTGEKPYECSECGKTFSQKSYLSGHERIHKGEKPYECSGCQKTFVYKAALTVHQRIHTGEKPYKCNECGKTFSQRTHLSAHQRIHTGEKPYECNKCGKTFADNSALRAHQRTHTGERPYECNECGKTFSKTSHLRAHLRTRTGEKPYECNECGKTFSQKSYVMAHQRTHTGEKPYECNICGKPFAHNSTLRVHQRIHTGVKSYECNECGKTFSQKSHLSAHQRIHTGEKPYECNECGKAFAQNSTLRVHQRIHTGEKPYECSECKKTFVRKAALRVHHTRMHTRVKTLAYNEFGKS is encoded by the exons ATGCTGGAGAACTACAGCCACCTTGTCTCAGTGG GGTATTGCATTACTAAACCTGAGGTGATCTTCAAGTTGGAGCAAGGAGAAGAGCCCTGGTCCTTAGAGGAAGAATTCCTACACCAGAGGCACCCAG gaTACTACAAAGTTGATGTCCACATTCAGCAGAACCAGGAAAAGCAAGAGAAACCTCTGTGGCAAGTAATATTCATTGATAACAAAACACTGAGTAAAGAAAGGCAGaaagttttagaaaaaatatttaatctgAACATGACTCCAGAATTTTTAGGAAAAATGCCCTGTACATGTGATTCACTTGGAATGAATGTGCCAGTTGTTTCTGAATTGATTATTAGTGACAGAATTTATTCAAGAAAGAAGATtgattatatgaatatatgtgaAAAGATACAGCTTGATACTAAGCATGAGAAAATTCATACTTGTGAatataacaaaaatatgaaaactcTCAATTATAAGGAAGATCATCAGAAATTTCAAACTCTGAAGCAATCTTTTGAATGTAATGaatatggaaatgttttccttgaTAACTCAGACTGTGTCACAGCTAAGAGTTCTGTGACAAGAGAGGAATCCTGTACAGATGATGAATTTAGGAAAAACTGTGATAAAGCAACTGTATTTAACTGCACAAGAACTGGCACAAGGGAGAAATGCTTTCCTCTtagtgaatgtgggaaatcttGTGGCAAAACCGTTGTGAAATACAGTAAAGTTCAAATGACTATGACACACCATGAATGTAATGAAAATGAGAATAACTGCAGCAGGAATTCACCCCTCACCAAAGCTCAGAGAACCATTACAGGACAGGAAACTTTTGCAAGCAATAAATGTGAAGAAAACTTGAGCCAGAGCTCAGCCCATATAATACATCAGAAGACACAAACTGGTGATAAATTCTGTGTGTACAGTGGATGTACAAGTGCCTTCTATCAAAAATCAGACATTATAATGCATCAGAGAACTCACACAGAAGAGAAACTCTACCAATGTGGTAAATACGGGAAGTCCCTTCATCAAAACTTAGCTCCCAATGTATATCAGCAAAGTGACACAGGAGAGAAGTCATTTGAGTGTAATGAATGCAGGACATGCTTTTACCAGAATCCTCATCAGAGGATGCACTCAGGAGTGAAATGTTACAAATGTGAGAAATgtgggaattctttttgttcagATTCATACCTTTTTTATCCTAGAACTGATACGGGTGTCAGTCTCTATGGACGTAATGAATGTGGGAAAACTTCCTGTCACAAGCCAGACCTTGTTGAACATCTGACAGTTCACACAAAGGAGAAACCTTATGATAACAGTGGATTTGGGAAATCTTACAAGAAATCTGCCTTCATCTTACacttgaaaacacacacacagatgaaacCCTTTCAAAGTATTGAATATGGGAAAACATTCTCTGAGATGGCATATCTCAAAGAACATCAGAGAACTCAAAAAGGAGAGAAATGCTTTGAGTGTATAGAATGTGGGAGAGCTTTCTCCAAGACATCACAACTCAGTGCACATCGGACAATTCACACAAGCAAAAAACCCTATGGATGTATTGAATGTGGGAAGTCTTTCTCCCACAGGGCACACCTAAGTGCACATCAGAGAATTCACACAGGCGAGAAGCCCTATGGatgtaatgaatgtgggaaaACTTTTGCTGATAATTCAACCCTCAGAGCACATCAGAGAATTCACACAGGCGAAAAACCCTATGAGTGTAGTGAGTGTGGTAGGTCTTTTGCCCATGTATCTGTTCTCAAAgcacatcagagaattcatacaggggagaaaccctatgaatgtaatgACTGTGGTAGGTCTTTCGCCCATAACTCAGCCCTCAGAGCACATCAGAGAACTCACACAGGGgagaaaccttatgaatgtaaTGACTGTGCGAAAACTTTTGCCCATAACTCAGCCCTCAGAGTACATCAGAGAACTCACACAggggagaaaccctatgaatgccATCAGTGTGAAAAAACTTTTGCCCATAATTCAGCCCTCAGAGCACATCAGAAAATTCATACAAGAGAGAAACTCtatgaatgtaatgaatgtgggaaaACTTTTTCCCAGAAGACACACCTCAGTACACACCAGAGAATTCACACAggggagaaaccctatgaatgcagtgaatgtgggaaaaCCTTCTCCCAGAAATCATACCTCAGTGGACATGAGAGAATTCATAAAGGGGAAAAGCCTTATGAATGTAGTGGATGTCAGAAAACTTTTGTCTATAAGGCAGCCCTTACAGTCCATCAAAGAAttcacacaggagagaaaccctacaaatgtaatgaatgtggaaaAACTTTCTCCCAAAGGACACACCTTAGTGCACATCAGAGAATTCACACAGGAGAAAAACCTTATGAATGTAATAAATGTGGGAAAACTTTTGCTGATAATTCAGCTCTCAGGGCACATCAGAGAACTCACACGGGGGAAAGACCCtatgaatgtaatgaatgtggaaaAACTTTCTCCAAGACATCACACCTCAGAGCACATCTGAGGACTCGCACAggggagaaaccctatgaatgtaatgaatgtgggaaaACTTTTTCCCAGAAATCTTATGTTATGGCACATCAGAGAACTCACACAggggagaaaccctatgaatgtaataTATGTGGGAAACCTTTTGCCCACAATTCAACCCTCAGAGTACATCAAAGAATTCACACAGGTGTAAAATCCtatgaatgtaatgaatgtgggaaaACTTTTTCTCAGAAGTCACACCTCAGTGCACACCAGAGAAttcacacaggagagaaaccctatgagtGTAATGAATGTGGAAAAGCTTTTGCCCAAAATTCAACTCTCAGAGTACATCAGAGAATTCACACAGGGgagaaaccttatgaatgtaGTGAGTGCAAGAAAACCTTTGTCCGTAAGGCAGCTCTTAGAGTACATCACACCAGAATGCACACCAGAGTGAAAACTCTTGCATATAATGAATTTGGAAAGTCCTAA